The Alphaproteobacteria bacterium genome has a window encoding:
- a CDS encoding TrbI/VirB10 family protein produces the protein MPLNNKDNNKDNAGSIKSNVDKGHAVHIDKSSIIMLLVSIALIAVFVVGIKNNTPDNNIETPDLEEIEKKSERIVLAIEDEVEDIEIIKPYIAPSLFINNEDSIRLDNVEAGKLEQDTLSLEAAEAPLKIDSVELSSEIDSLVLNENCSGSEIFEPGEGCYISLEWTPKKTVNRNLFMIIKWKAVEANEDGVIFKENKKINISLSSFEAELEDEVIEEEEIVEEPSITESEMTVSVGPAPEKWDLNCYKFAAEAHDFTGTFLGWIQVNRNVYSPDCSKIIGILQDSGEVLEVGTGKSIGRGPSMSGKEGEDKMRSRQQIPDDSILSFSDQVSESDKEALWVEAMKNRALAKAEDPRKDMSKGADLYRADDPLDILSKVPNELNLFKAGAIRATVPVNATYLLRADKPIPAVINTAIRTSRLGTGQPVSATIERNVYGGKGRVIIIPAGTQVYGSVSGGGNDSSGTSLGGKDFTKAYDKINITWNKMIRPDGAEFNLSNTRSADAQGRMGVPGKRDTSYINDVLVTPFLTSALPAFMELAAGDDKDISQEGVGTVATIKTAKSKAVGAFKDAFMPAMEQLINQSLSNTIDPELIVPAGTRITIFVGADMSVCWSDDPDAPCWGG, from the coding sequence ATGCCTTTAAACAATAAAGATAATAATAAAGATAATGCTGGCTCTATCAAATCAAATGTTGATAAGGGCCATGCAGTTCATATAGACAAGAGCAGTATTATTATGCTTCTTGTTTCTATAGCTTTAATAGCTGTATTTGTTGTGGGCATAAAAAATAATACTCCTGACAACAATATTGAAACTCCAGACCTTGAAGAAATTGAAAAAAAATCAGAAAGAATTGTTTTAGCTATTGAAGATGAAGTTGAAGATATAGAAATTATCAAACCATATATTGCCCCTAGCCTTTTCATAAACAATGAAGATTCTATTAGACTAGATAATGTTGAAGCTGGAAAGCTTGAACAAGATACATTATCTTTAGAAGCTGCTGAAGCTCCTCTTAAAATAGATAGTGTTGAGTTATCCTCAGAAATAGATTCTTTAGTTTTAAATGAAAATTGCTCAGGCTCTGAAATCTTTGAGCCTGGGGAAGGTTGTTATATTTCTTTAGAATGGACTCCAAAAAAAACTGTTAATAGAAATCTGTTCATGATAATTAAATGGAAGGCAGTAGAAGCAAATGAAGATGGAGTTATATTTAAAGAAAATAAAAAAATTAATATATCTCTTTCATCTTTCGAAGCTGAATTAGAAGATGAAGTTATAGAAGAGGAAGAAATTGTAGAAGAACCTTCTATAACTGAAAGTGAAATGACTGTTTCAGTTGGACCTGCGCCTGAAAAATGGGACTTAAACTGTTATAAATTTGCGGCTGAAGCTCATGATTTTACAGGAACATTCTTAGGATGGATACAAGTTAATAGGAATGTTTACTCTCCTGATTGCTCAAAGATTATTGGTATACTTCAAGATTCTGGTGAAGTTTTAGAAGTTGGAACTGGTAAATCAATAGGAAGAGGTCCTTCTATGTCTGGAAAAGAAGGTGAAGACAAAATGAGATCTAGACAACAAATTCCAGATGATTCTATTCTATCTTTTTCTGATCAAGTTTCCGAGTCTGATAAAGAGGCTCTTTGGGTTGAAGCTATGAAAAACAGAGCTCTAGCAAAAGCTGAAGATCCTAGAAAGGATATGTCTAAGGGGGCTGATTTATATAGAGCCGATGACCCACTAGATATATTATCAAAAGTGCCTAATGAACTAAACTTATTTAAGGCTGGAGCCATTAGAGCAACAGTTCCTGTTAATGCCACATATCTATTAAGGGCTGATAAACCAATACCTGCAGTTATAAATACAGCAATAAGAACTTCTAGACTTGGAACCGGGCAACCTGTTTCTGCTACAATTGAAAGAAACGTTTATGGTGGTAAGGGCAGAGTTATAATTATTCCTGCTGGAACTCAAGTATATGGAAGTGTTTCAGGTGGAGGCAATGATTCTTCTGGCACTTCTCTGGGTGGAAAAGATTTTACAAAAGCATATGATAAAATTAATATAACTTGGAATAAAATGATTAGACCGGATGGAGCTGAATTTAATCTGAGTAATACAAGAAGTGCGGATGCTCAAGGAAGAATGGGTGTTCCTGGGAAAAGAGATACTAGTTATATAAATGATGTATTAGTAACTCCATTCCTTACGTCTGCATTACCTGCATTTATGGAATTAGCAGCTGGAGATGATAAAGATATTTCTCAAGAAGGTGTTGGTACCGTTGCTACTATAAAAACTGCTAAATCTAAAGCTGTTGGAGCGTTTAAGGATGCTTTCATGCCTGCGATGGAACAATTAATTAACCAATCATTATCTAACACCATAGATCCAGAACTTATTGTACCTGCTGGAACTAGAATTACTATTTTTGTTGGTGCAGATATGTCTGTTTGTTGGTCTGATGATCCCGACGCTCCTTGCTGGGGTGGATGA
- the lepA gene encoding translation elongation factor 4 gives MTTNNKIRNFSIIAHIDHGKSTLSDRLIQECEGLTDREMKEQLLDNMDIERERGITIKAQSVRLNYNAKDGETYEFNFIDTPGHVDFAYEVNRALAACEGSLLVVDASQGVEAQTLANVYHAMDNDHEIIPVLNKVDLPAADVDRVKRQIEDVIGIDTSNALEVSAKTGLGIPAVLEAIVEQLPAPKVEPENPLKALIIDGWYDSYLGIIVLVRVFDGSIKKGDQIRMMSSKTATSYRVEKVGCYTPKMEEVDSIESGEVGFIITGMKNLSECNIGDTITTEKNGTEEPLKGFKPSIPVVFSSIFPVDASDYPQLKEAVAKLSLNDSSFDYETENSPALGFGYRCGFLGLLHMEIIQERLQREFNLDLITTAPSVAYKLHMTNGEEKMIHNPADLPDVMKIKTMDEPWIKATIMVPDEYLGGVLSLCTERRGVQLDLTYVGSRAMAVYRLPLNEIVFDFYDRLKSVSKGYASFDYEMDGFEEGDLVKVSVLVNEENVEALSFMSHRSQAEARGRAICAKLKDLIPRHMFKIPLQAAIGGKIIARETIAAFRKDVKAKCYGGDISRKRKLLEKQKKGKKKMRLFGNVEIPQKAFIEALKTGDGNTNN, from the coding sequence ATGACAACAAATAATAAAATAAGAAACTTTTCAATCATAGCTCATATAGACCATGGTAAGTCTACGCTTTCTGACAGACTTATTCAAGAATGTGAAGGTCTTACAGATAGAGAGATGAAAGAACAACTTCTTGATAATATGGATATAGAAAGAGAGCGTGGAATTACAATAAAAGCTCAATCTGTTAGGCTGAATTACAATGCTAAAGATGGGGAAACATATGAATTTAATTTTATTGATACACCAGGTCACGTGGATTTTGCATATGAAGTTAATAGGGCGTTAGCCGCCTGCGAAGGATCGTTGCTTGTTGTAGATGCATCTCAAGGAGTAGAAGCTCAAACATTGGCAAACGTTTATCATGCTATGGATAACGATCATGAAATTATACCAGTTTTGAATAAGGTAGATTTACCAGCGGCAGATGTAGATAGAGTTAAGAGACAAATAGAAGATGTTATAGGTATAGATACTTCAAATGCCTTGGAAGTATCAGCAAAGACAGGTCTAGGTATTCCAGCAGTTCTGGAGGCTATCGTGGAACAACTTCCAGCTCCTAAAGTAGAACCAGAAAACCCACTAAAAGCATTAATTATAGATGGTTGGTATGATAGCTACTTAGGTATTATTGTTTTAGTTAGAGTATTTGATGGATCTATTAAGAAAGGTGATCAGATTAGAATGATGTCATCTAAAACAGCAACATCTTATAGAGTTGAAAAAGTAGGTTGTTATACCCCTAAAATGGAAGAAGTAGACAGTATAGAATCTGGAGAAGTTGGTTTTATAATTACAGGTATGAAAAATCTTTCGGAATGTAATATTGGAGACACAATAACAACAGAGAAAAATGGAACAGAAGAGCCTCTAAAAGGTTTTAAACCATCTATTCCAGTAGTTTTCTCATCTATATTTCCAGTTGATGCTTCGGACTATCCTCAATTAAAAGAAGCGGTAGCAAAACTTTCATTAAACGACTCATCGTTTGACTATGAAACAGAGAATTCACCAGCTTTAGGCTTTGGATATAGATGTGGCTTCTTAGGCCTTCTTCATATGGAAATTATTCAAGAAAGGCTTCAAAGGGAGTTCAATTTAGATCTTATTACAACAGCTCCATCAGTAGCGTATAAACTTCATATGACTAATGGTGAGGAAAAGATGATACATAACCCTGCAGATCTTCCAGATGTTATGAAAATAAAAACTATGGATGAGCCTTGGATTAAAGCTACAATAATGGTGCCAGATGAATATCTGGGGGGAGTTCTAAGTCTTTGTACTGAAAGACGTGGAGTTCAATTAGATCTAACTTACGTAGGCAGTAGAGCTATGGCAGTATACAGATTACCTCTTAACGAAATAGTCTTCGACTTCTATGATAGACTTAAATCAGTTTCAAAAGGTTATGCATCATTTGACTATGAAATGGATGGTTTTGAAGAAGGTGATCTTGTAAAGGTATCTGTTCTTGTTAATGAAGAAAATGTAGAAGCTTTATCTTTCATGTCTCACAGATCTCAGGCAGAGGCAAGGGGTAGGGCCATATGTGCAAAACTAAAAGATCTAATTCCAAGACATATGTTTAAAATACCGCTTCAAGCAGCCATAGGTGGAAAGATTATTGCCAGAGAAACAATCGCTGCATTCCGTAAAGACGTGAAAGCCAAGTGTTATGGTGGAGACATATCTCGTAAAAGAAAACTCTTAGAGAAACAAAAGAAGGGTAAGAAGAAAATGAGATTATTTGGTAATGTTGAAATTCCACAAAAGGCATTTATAGAAGCCTTGAAAACAGGTGATGGAAATACAAATAATTAA